In one Umezawaea sp. Da 62-37 genomic region, the following are encoded:
- a CDS encoding discoidin domain-containing protein produces the protein MRTIVFPGVKKKNVESWQNSQLFVTTWDKAAWGEVLAYQWYEADGGPEVSIGVKIPIFGAEINATVKWQKNDDNAGNAVVVFNEPTSTPYSTGSVEFNVCTQGGEGGTGNDDLACGSTATASSTFTGYSASRVNDCKRDTTLGAAFSWANASGTYPPTTPEWVQVDFAVTKTVRRAVVYTTASYPIRDFDVQVWNGVTYVAVASVRGNTSPSATVTFAARSTRLVRVLAHSGPTNQPGFVRVNELEVYAT, from the coding sequence ATGCGGACGATCGTGTTCCCCGGCGTCAAGAAGAAGAACGTCGAGTCCTGGCAGAACTCGCAGCTGTTCGTGACGACGTGGGACAAGGCCGCATGGGGCGAGGTGCTGGCCTACCAGTGGTATGAGGCCGACGGCGGGCCCGAGGTCTCCATCGGGGTGAAGATCCCGATCTTCGGGGCCGAGATCAACGCCACCGTCAAGTGGCAGAAGAACGACGACAACGCGGGCAACGCCGTGGTCGTGTTCAACGAGCCCACCAGCACGCCGTACAGCACCGGGTCCGTCGAGTTCAACGTGTGCACCCAGGGCGGCGAGGGCGGGACGGGCAACGACGACCTCGCCTGCGGTTCCACCGCCACCGCGTCCAGCACCTTCACCGGGTACTCGGCGTCCAGGGTGAACGACTGCAAGCGCGACACGACCCTGGGCGCGGCGTTCAGCTGGGCCAACGCCTCGGGCACCTACCCGCCCACCACCCCCGAGTGGGTGCAGGTCGACTTCGCGGTCACCAAGACGGTGCGGCGGGCGGTGGTCTACACGACCGCGAGCTACCCGATCCGCGACTTCGACGTCCAGGTGTGGAACGGGGTCACGTACGTGGCGGTGGCTTCGGTCCGGGGCAACACCAGCCCCAGCGCCACCGTGACGTTCGCCGCCCGCTCCACCCGGCTGGTCAGGGTGCTGGCCCACAGCGGCCCCACCAACCAACCGGGGTTCGTGCGGGTGAACGAGCTGGAGGTCTACGCGACCTGA
- a CDS encoding serine hydrolase, whose amino-acid sequence MPSTVRRPAIALVLTACTLMATAVLAAPIGTAQSAGTQAPACDNRLSPPPPVDTSEQVPDGTKPPSPLPVPEVPVGGDRLAECGLVLPANARPLPDDLTAASWVLADMDSGAVLASFDPHGRQRPASVMKVLLAVVVAKELPLNTTVVATQEDLDQECYCVGLRNGGEYTVEQLMQALLMASGNDVAHALARRLGGVPSAVRKMNALAAELGALDTRAITPSGLDAPGTSTSAYDVAVIFRAAMKYPDFAKAIQTPQIDFPAPGGRGTVPVVNDNELLSAYNGMLGGRTGFTDDALHTYVGAAERNGKRLVVALLRGQQQPVPITDQATALLDYGFALQGTDNVGKLVDGAPQAKKKTTELKPTETSSPDVPNGTASTRAQGEKTAMEAAFGTVGLPITAVAGLGLLLGLLMYIRSKRARAARARRDAEQQEKLAKLGL is encoded by the coding sequence GTGCCTTCCACCGTTCGACGGCCCGCCATAGCCCTGGTTCTGACCGCGTGCACGCTGATGGCCACCGCGGTTCTGGCCGCGCCGATCGGCACCGCGCAGTCGGCCGGGACGCAGGCGCCAGCGTGCGACAACCGCCTCAGCCCACCGCCTCCGGTCGACACGTCGGAGCAGGTCCCGGACGGCACGAAGCCGCCGAGCCCGCTGCCCGTCCCCGAGGTGCCCGTCGGCGGGGACCGCCTCGCCGAGTGCGGCCTGGTGCTGCCGGCGAACGCCCGACCGCTGCCCGACGACCTGACCGCCGCGAGCTGGGTGCTGGCGGACATGGACAGCGGCGCGGTGCTGGCCTCGTTCGACCCGCACGGCAGGCAGCGGCCCGCGTCGGTGATGAAGGTGCTGCTGGCCGTGGTGGTGGCCAAGGAGCTGCCGCTGAACACGACGGTCGTCGCGACGCAGGAGGACCTGGACCAGGAGTGCTACTGCGTCGGCCTGCGCAACGGCGGCGAGTACACCGTCGAGCAGCTCATGCAGGCGCTGCTGATGGCGTCGGGCAACGACGTGGCGCACGCGCTCGCGCGGCGGCTGGGCGGCGTGCCCAGCGCGGTCCGCAAGATGAACGCGCTGGCCGCCGAGCTGGGCGCGCTGGACACCCGCGCCATCACCCCGTCCGGCCTGGACGCTCCCGGCACGAGCACCTCGGCCTACGACGTCGCGGTGATCTTCCGCGCGGCCATGAAGTACCCGGACTTCGCCAAGGCGATCCAGACCCCGCAGATCGACTTCCCCGCGCCCGGCGGCCGGGGGACGGTGCCGGTGGTGAACGACAACGAGCTGCTCAGCGCGTACAACGGGATGCTGGGCGGGCGCACCGGGTTCACCGACGACGCGCTGCACACGTACGTGGGCGCCGCGGAGCGCAACGGGAAGCGGCTGGTGGTCGCGTTGCTGCGCGGGCAGCAGCAGCCGGTGCCGATCACCGACCAGGCGACCGCGCTGCTCGACTACGGGTTCGCGCTCCAGGGGACGGACAACGTCGGAAAGCTCGTCGACGGGGCGCCGCAGGCGAAGAAGAAGACCACCGAGTTGAAGCCGACGGAGACCAGTTCGCCGGACGTGCCCAACGGGACCGCGTCCACCAGGGCGCAGGGCGAGAAGACCGCGATGGAGGCGGCGTTCGGCACCGTCGGGCTGCCGATCACGGCCGTCGCCGGTCTGGGTCTCCTGCTGGGGCTGCTGATGTACATCCGGTCCAAGCGCGCCAGGGCCGCCCGCGCCCGCCGTGACGCGGAGCAGCAGGAGAAGCTGGCGAAGCTCGGGCTGTAG
- a CDS encoding helix-turn-helix domain-containing protein: MLRTLTTLDDTTPDALRPVLRPLPPLTEAGTRLLDAASDLFYLRGVRAVGVDLIAETAGTTKKTLYDRFGSKDALVALYLLRRAHRWRAYLLSRLAEAEAEAEADSDGDNDGDQAVLLVFDALETWMGPQRRGCAFVNAHAELGDGDHPAVPVIRAEKAWTRALFDTLTGDPDRGAHLHLLYEGALVVLTAGANPAAVTEARRSVRTALTRT; the protein is encoded by the coding sequence GTGTTGCGGACGCTCACCACGCTGGACGACACCACTCCCGACGCCCTGCGGCCGGTCCTGCGACCGCTGCCGCCGCTGACCGAGGCGGGAACCCGGCTGCTGGACGCGGCGAGCGACCTGTTCTACCTGCGCGGGGTGCGCGCTGTGGGCGTGGACCTGATCGCGGAGACCGCGGGCACGACGAAGAAGACGCTCTACGACAGGTTCGGCTCCAAGGACGCCCTCGTCGCGCTCTACCTGCTGCGCCGGGCCCACCGCTGGCGCGCCTACCTGCTGTCCCGCCTTGCCGAAGCCGAAGCCGAAGCCGAAGCCGACAGCGACGGCGACAACGACGGCGACCAGGCGGTGCTCCTCGTCTTCGACGCCCTGGAAACCTGGATGGGCCCCCAGCGCCGGGGGTGCGCCTTCGTCAACGCCCACGCCGAACTGGGCGACGGCGACCACCCCGCCGTCCCCGTCATCCGTGCGGAGAAGGCCTGGACGCGCGCCCTTTTCGACACCCTCACCGGCGACCCCGACCGCGGAGCCCACCTCCACCTGCTCTACGAGGGCGCCCTCGTCGTCCTCACCGCGGGCGCGAACCCCGCGGCCGTGACCGAAGCCCGCCGCTCGGTCCGCACCGCCCTGACCCGCACCTGA
- a CDS encoding succinate dehydrogenase iron-sulfur subunit — protein MTASTAEQTSASGSKGSEPPVPEGAITVTVKIRRFNTEFDDEPRWDSFEIPALPSDRVLNLLHYVKWYLDGTLTFRRSCAHGICGSDAMRINGVNRLACKVLLKDLLSAGGKPTTITIEPIKGLPVHKDLLVDMEPFFEAFRAVQPYLINYSPEPTRERLQSAADRERFDDTTKCILCACCTTSCPVYWSDGSYFGPAAIVNAHRFIFDSRDEGAEERLDILSDKEGVWRCRTTFNCTDACPRGIQVTKAIQEVKRALLFKRV, from the coding sequence ATGACCGCCTCTACTGCTGAACAGACTTCCGCCTCGGGCTCGAAGGGCTCCGAGCCGCCGGTCCCCGAGGGCGCGATCACGGTGACCGTCAAGATCCGCCGGTTCAACACGGAGTTCGACGACGAGCCGCGCTGGGACTCCTTCGAGATCCCGGCCCTGCCGTCGGACCGCGTGCTGAACCTGCTGCACTACGTGAAGTGGTACCTGGACGGCACCCTCACGTTCCGCCGGTCCTGCGCGCACGGCATCTGCGGCTCGGACGCGATGCGCATCAACGGCGTGAACCGGTTGGCGTGCAAGGTGTTGCTGAAGGACCTGCTGTCCGCGGGCGGCAAGCCGACCACGATCACCATCGAGCCCATCAAGGGGCTGCCGGTCCACAAGGACCTGCTGGTCGACATGGAGCCGTTCTTCGAGGCGTTCCGCGCGGTCCAGCCGTACCTGATCAACTACTCCCCCGAGCCCACGCGGGAGCGGCTGCAGTCGGCGGCGGACCGCGAGCGGTTCGACGACACCACCAAGTGCATCCTGTGCGCGTGCTGCACGACCTCGTGCCCGGTGTACTGGTCGGACGGCTCGTACTTCGGGCCCGCCGCGATCGTCAACGCGCACCGGTTCATCTTCGACAGCCGCGACGAGGGCGCCGAGGAGCGGCTCGACATCCTCAGCGACAAGGAAGGCGTGTGGCGCTGCCGCACCACCTTCAACTGCACCGACGCGTGCCCGCGCGGCATCCAGGTCACCAAGGCGATCCAGGAGGTCAAGCGCGCGCTGCTGTTCAAGCGCGTCTGA
- a CDS encoding DMT family transporter encodes MTSFPTTPRASAIRATALVLVWSSGFIGAELGARAAPPATSLAWRFLVTAVVLLPWLLRGGGLDRREWACQAVLALLCQCLYLAGVFQAAAAGVPAGTSALIASLQPALVLTAAVLLGSSRLKAGHVVGLVLGSAGVALTAAGDLRAGVDIAALVLPLSAMLSLSAGTLLQQRWTTSDRPTPLMRTLAVQAVFGAVFFTAYAAATGDLAPPPTARFWTATTWAVLAGIGSYGAYYLVTTHDGAPRASTLLYITPAATALWATLMFAQPLRTTTIAGLLVSALAVAVFTRSDSTPRTQPAPTRPHAEQGTPAQGDP; translated from the coding sequence GTGACGAGCTTCCCCACCACACCGCGGGCCTCCGCGATCCGCGCGACCGCACTGGTCCTCGTCTGGAGTTCGGGCTTCATCGGCGCCGAACTGGGCGCCCGCGCCGCACCACCCGCGACGTCGCTGGCGTGGCGGTTCCTGGTCACCGCCGTCGTCCTGCTGCCGTGGCTGCTGCGGGGAGGCGGGTTGGACCGGCGGGAGTGGGCATGCCAGGCGGTGCTCGCCCTGCTGTGCCAGTGCCTCTACCTGGCAGGCGTCTTCCAGGCCGCCGCCGCGGGCGTTCCCGCGGGCACCTCGGCCCTCATCGCGTCCCTCCAGCCCGCGCTCGTGCTCACGGCGGCCGTGCTGCTGGGGAGCAGTCGGCTCAAGGCGGGCCACGTCGTCGGACTCGTCCTGGGATCCGCGGGCGTCGCCCTCACCGCCGCCGGGGACCTGCGCGCCGGTGTCGACATCGCGGCACTCGTCCTGCCGCTGTCGGCGATGCTGTCCCTGAGCGCGGGCACCCTGCTGCAACAGCGGTGGACCACCTCGGACCGCCCGACACCGCTGATGCGGACCCTGGCCGTCCAAGCCGTCTTCGGCGCGGTGTTCTTCACCGCGTACGCCGCCGCCACCGGCGACCTGGCACCCCCGCCGACCGCCCGGTTCTGGACCGCCACCACGTGGGCGGTCCTCGCGGGCATCGGCAGCTACGGCGCCTACTACCTCGTCACCACCCACGACGGCGCACCCCGAGCCAGCACCCTGCTCTACATCACCCCGGCCGCCACCGCCCTGTGGGCAACCCTCATGTTCGCTCAACCCCTCCGCACCACGACCATCGCGGGCCTGCTCGTGAGCGCCCTCGCCGTGGCCGTCTTCACCAGGTCCGACAGCACCCCGCGGACCCAGCCAGCACCAACCCGACCGCACGCCGAACAGGGCACCCCCGCGCAAGGGGACCCCTGA
- a CDS encoding SCO4848 family membrane protein, with protein sequence MKLTRAMSLFLVAFGVWSWVIWPTFLRNIWKDPRSWDDGATAFFTVHLVLVVASLAFGTVIGVLGLRGLLALRRRPTTTSGDRSTSGPE encoded by the coding sequence GTGAAGCTGACCCGTGCGATGTCGCTGTTCCTGGTCGCCTTCGGGGTGTGGTCGTGGGTGATCTGGCCGACCTTCCTGCGCAACATCTGGAAGGACCCGCGTTCCTGGGACGACGGCGCGACCGCGTTCTTCACCGTGCACCTGGTGCTGGTCGTGGCGTCGCTCGCGTTCGGCACCGTGATCGGCGTGCTGGGCCTGCGCGGGCTGCTGGCCCTGCGCAGGCGACCCACCACCACGTCCGGAGACCGGTCCACGTCGGGACCGGAGTGA
- the trpS gene encoding tryptophan--tRNA ligase: MSTESAAPVSRPRVLSGIQPTAGSFHLGNYLGAVRQWVALQDSHDAFYCVVDLHAITVEQDPKTLRQNTRVSAAQLLALGIDPDRSALFVQSHVPEHAQLGWVMQCLTGFGEAGRMTQFKDKSARQTADHVGVGLFTYPILQAADILLYQAHHVPVGEDQRQHLELTRDLAQRFNSRYGKTFRVPEVYIVKDTAKIYDLQDPTAKMSKSVPAGVVELLEDPKRSAKKIRSAVTDTGREVVFDAAAKPGVSNLLTIYSALTGQTVAELETAYEGKGYGDLKKDLGEVFTEFATPFQARVREYLDDPAELDKVLARGAERAREVASVTLRRAYERIGFLAPS; the protein is encoded by the coding sequence GTGTCGACCGAGAGCGCAGCACCCGTCAGCCGTCCCCGAGTCCTGTCCGGCATCCAACCGACCGCGGGCTCGTTCCACCTGGGCAACTACCTGGGCGCGGTGCGGCAGTGGGTCGCCCTCCAGGACTCGCACGACGCGTTCTACTGCGTCGTCGACCTGCACGCGATCACGGTCGAGCAGGACCCCAAGACGCTCCGCCAGAACACCAGGGTCTCCGCCGCGCAGCTCCTCGCGCTCGGCATCGACCCGGACCGCTCCGCGCTGTTCGTGCAGAGCCACGTCCCCGAGCACGCGCAGCTCGGCTGGGTCATGCAGTGCCTCACCGGCTTCGGCGAGGCCGGTCGGATGACCCAGTTCAAGGACAAGTCCGCCCGCCAGACCGCGGACCACGTCGGCGTCGGCCTGTTCACCTACCCGATCCTCCAGGCCGCGGACATCCTGCTGTACCAGGCGCACCACGTGCCGGTCGGCGAGGACCAGCGCCAGCACCTGGAGCTGACCCGCGACCTCGCCCAGCGCTTCAACAGCCGCTACGGCAAGACCTTCCGGGTGCCCGAGGTGTACATCGTCAAGGACACCGCCAAGATCTACGACCTCCAGGACCCGACCGCGAAGATGAGCAAGTCCGTCCCCGCGGGCGTGGTCGAGCTGCTGGAGGACCCCAAGCGGTCCGCCAAGAAGATCCGCTCCGCCGTGACCGACACCGGGCGCGAGGTCGTGTTCGACGCGGCCGCGAAGCCCGGCGTGAGCAACCTGCTGACGATCTACTCGGCGCTGACCGGGCAGACCGTGGCGGAGCTGGAGACGGCGTACGAGGGCAAGGGGTACGGCGACCTCAAGAAGGACCTCGGCGAGGTCTTCACCGAGTTTGCCACGCCGTTCCAGGCCCGCGTGCGCGAGTACCTCGACGACCCGGCCGAGCTGGACAAGGTGCTGGCCCGCGGGGCCGAGCGGGCCCGTGAGGTGGCGTCGGTGACGTTGCGGCGGGCCTACGAGCGGATCGGCTTCCTGGCACCCTCGTAG
- a CDS encoding nuclear transport factor 2 family protein, with the protein MNEKAMTPEDITRLFVERSNAGDAAGVAALYEEDAVMAYPRGSQTVGRAAIEALWAKVLSHRPHFEAEAPLPTLIADGIALTSTPPSDGTGARAQVVRRQADGSWLRLLDQPEFAPPAE; encoded by the coding sequence ATGAACGAGAAAGCGATGACTCCGGAGGACATCACCCGGCTGTTCGTCGAGCGGTCGAACGCGGGCGACGCGGCGGGGGTGGCGGCGCTGTACGAGGAGGACGCCGTGATGGCTTATCCGCGCGGGTCGCAGACCGTTGGACGGGCGGCGATCGAGGCGTTGTGGGCGAAGGTGCTGTCGCACAGGCCGCACTTCGAGGCGGAGGCGCCGTTGCCGACGCTGATCGCCGACGGCATCGCCCTCACCTCCACCCCGCCCAGCGACGGCACCGGCGCCCGCGCGCAGGTGGTCCGGCGGCAGGCCGACGGGAGTTGGCTGCGGTTGCTCGACCAGCCGGAGTTCGCGCCGCCCGCCGAGTGA
- a CDS encoding LysR substrate-binding domain-containing protein — MELRQLEYFVAVAEERGFTRAAERVHISQSGVSAQIRQLERELGAELFDRSARTATLTVAGKAALEHARAALAAAGAVGQAVGEVTDLIRGELTVGMVIGCTVTPLFEALATFREAHPGVGLSLLENNSDRLVDGVRDGTADVALVGTAANPEGLESWTIISERLVVAVPPDHPLAGAPVRLDDLVDHPLVCMPRGTGLRTVLDQACAARGVRPVIALQASAADAIADLAARGLGVAVLSESIAAHYSDRLTAVLIDDVESPALLSLVWRDRKGPAVRELLVHLRKAFARPRRSAPRRRAG, encoded by the coding sequence ATGGAGCTGAGGCAGCTGGAGTACTTCGTCGCCGTCGCCGAGGAGCGCGGCTTCACGCGGGCCGCGGAGCGGGTGCACATCAGCCAGTCGGGGGTCAGCGCGCAGATCCGGCAGCTGGAACGGGAACTCGGGGCCGAGCTGTTCGACCGGTCGGCCCGCACGGCGACCCTCACCGTGGCGGGCAAGGCGGCGCTGGAGCACGCGCGGGCCGCGCTCGCGGCGGCGGGCGCGGTCGGCCAGGCGGTGGGCGAGGTGACCGACCTGATTCGCGGCGAGCTGACCGTCGGCATGGTGATCGGCTGCACGGTCACGCCGCTGTTCGAGGCGCTCGCGACGTTCCGCGAGGCGCATCCGGGCGTGGGGCTGTCGCTGCTGGAGAACAACTCGGACCGCCTGGTCGACGGCGTGCGCGACGGCACGGCGGACGTGGCGCTGGTCGGCACCGCGGCGAACCCGGAGGGGCTGGAGTCGTGGACGATCATCAGCGAACGCCTGGTCGTGGCGGTGCCGCCGGACCATCCGCTGGCGGGAGCGCCCGTTCGCCTCGACGACCTGGTGGACCACCCGCTGGTCTGCATGCCGCGGGGCACCGGCCTGCGGACCGTGCTCGACCAGGCGTGCGCCGCGCGGGGCGTGCGCCCGGTGATCGCGTTGCAGGCCAGCGCGGCGGACGCCATCGCCGACCTCGCCGCGCGCGGGCTCGGGGTAGCGGTGCTGAGCGAGTCGATAGCGGCCCACTACTCCGATCGGCTGACGGCGGTGCTGATCGACGACGTGGAGTCGCCCGCGCTGCTTTCCCTGGTCTGGCGGGACCGGAAGGGCCCGGCGGTGCGGGAACTGCTCGTGCACCTGAGGAAGGCGTTCGCACGACCGCGCCGAAGTGCGCCCCGCCGTCGCGCTGGGTAA
- the sdhA gene encoding succinate dehydrogenase flavoprotein subunit, whose protein sequence is MQFHKYDVVIIGAGGAGMRAAIESGQRARTAVLTKLYPTRSHTGAAQGGMCAALANVEEDNWEWHTFDTIKGGDYLVDQDAAEIMAKEAIDAVLDLEKMGLPFNRTPEGKIDQRRFGGHTRNHGEAAVRRACYAADRTGHMILQTLYQNCVKHGIEFFNEFYVLDICMTETADGPVCTGAVAYELATGEIHVFHAKSVIFATGGFGKVFKTTSNAHTLTGDGMGIVFRKGLPLEDMEFYQFHPTGLAGLGILLTEGARGEGAILRNADGERFMERYAPTIKDLAPRDIVARSMALEVLEGRGAGPNKDYVLLDCTHLGAEVLESKLPDITEFARTYLAVDPVTEPVPVYPTAHYAMGGIPTNIHGEVLRDNDHVVPGLYAAGECACVSVHGANRLGTNSLLDINVFGRRAGIAAAEYALAHDHVDLPESPAAVVEAQVALVLSEHGHERVADIRIALQATMDANASVYRTEDTLKQALHDVQSLKERYARITVQDKGKRFNTDLLEAVELGFLLELAEVLVVGALARKESRGGHAREDYPTRDDTNFMRHSMYYKQGEALSSDIRLDYKPVTFTRYQPMERKY, encoded by the coding sequence ATGCAGTTCCACAAGTACGACGTAGTGATCATCGGTGCGGGTGGCGCGGGTATGCGCGCGGCGATCGAGTCCGGCCAGCGCGCCCGCACCGCGGTGCTGACCAAGCTGTACCCGACCCGGTCGCACACCGGCGCGGCGCAGGGCGGCATGTGCGCCGCGCTGGCCAACGTCGAGGAGGACAACTGGGAGTGGCACACCTTCGACACGATCAAGGGCGGTGACTACCTGGTCGACCAGGACGCCGCCGAGATCATGGCGAAGGAGGCCATCGACGCGGTCCTCGACCTGGAGAAGATGGGCCTTCCGTTCAACCGGACGCCCGAGGGCAAGATCGACCAGCGGCGCTTCGGCGGGCACACCCGCAACCACGGCGAGGCCGCCGTGCGCCGGGCCTGCTACGCGGCCGACCGCACCGGTCACATGATCCTCCAGACCCTGTACCAGAACTGCGTCAAGCACGGCATCGAGTTCTTCAACGAGTTCTACGTGCTCGACATCTGCATGACCGAGACGGCCGACGGCCCGGTGTGCACCGGCGCGGTGGCCTACGAGCTGGCGACCGGCGAGATCCACGTGTTCCACGCCAAGTCCGTCATCTTCGCGACCGGCGGTTTCGGCAAGGTCTTCAAGACCACCTCGAACGCGCACACCCTGACCGGCGACGGCATGGGCATCGTGTTCCGCAAGGGCCTGCCGCTGGAGGACATGGAGTTCTACCAGTTCCACCCGACCGGCCTGGCGGGCCTGGGCATCCTGCTCACCGAGGGCGCCCGCGGCGAGGGCGCGATCCTGCGCAACGCCGACGGCGAGCGGTTCATGGAGCGGTACGCGCCGACCATCAAGGACCTGGCGCCGCGCGACATCGTCGCCCGCTCGATGGCGCTGGAGGTGCTGGAGGGGCGCGGCGCGGGCCCGAACAAGGACTACGTGCTGCTGGACTGCACGCACCTCGGCGCCGAGGTGCTGGAGTCGAAGCTCCCGGACATCACCGAGTTCGCCCGCACCTACCTCGCGGTCGACCCGGTGACCGAGCCGGTCCCGGTGTACCCGACGGCGCACTACGCCATGGGCGGCATCCCGACCAACATCCACGGGGAAGTGCTGCGGGACAACGACCACGTCGTCCCCGGCCTGTACGCGGCGGGCGAGTGCGCGTGCGTCTCGGTGCACGGCGCCAACCGCCTCGGCACGAACTCCCTGCTGGACATCAACGTGTTCGGCCGTCGCGCGGGCATCGCCGCCGCCGAGTACGCGCTGGCGCACGACCACGTCGACCTGCCGGAGAGCCCCGCCGCCGTGGTCGAGGCGCAGGTCGCGCTGGTGCTGTCCGAGCACGGCCACGAGCGGGTCGCGGACATCCGGATCGCGTTGCAGGCCACCATGGACGCCAACGCCTCGGTGTACCGCACGGAGGACACGCTGAAGCAGGCCCTGCACGACGTGCAGTCGCTCAAGGAGCGCTACGCGCGGATCACCGTGCAGGACAAGGGCAAGCGGTTCAACACGGACCTGCTGGAGGCCGTGGAGCTGGGCTTCCTGCTGGAACTGGCCGAGGTGCTGGTCGTGGGCGCGCTGGCGCGGAAGGAATCGCGCGGCGGTCACGCCCGCGAGGACTACCCGACCCGCGACGACACGAACTTCATGCGCCACAGCATGTACTACAAGCAGGGTGAGGCGCTCAGCTCCGACATCCGGCTTGACTACAAGCCCGTGACCTTTACCCGGTACCAGCCGATGGAGCGCAAGTACTGA
- a CDS encoding succinate dehydrogenase hydrophobic membrane anchor subunit, producing the protein MTNALGLARPRAPRRPAARRSNFELYSWLFMRISGMALVVLVLGHLFIMNILDGGVHRINFGFVAGRWASPFWQMWDLSMLWLAQIHGGNGLRTVINDYARKDTTRFWLKILLYVSMVLIVSLGTFVIFTFDPNITD; encoded by the coding sequence ATGACGAACGCACTCGGTCTGGCCAGGCCCCGCGCCCCGCGCAGGCCCGCCGCCCGCCGCAGCAACTTCGAGCTGTACAGCTGGCTGTTCATGCGCATCTCCGGCATGGCGCTGGTCGTGCTCGTGCTCGGCCACCTGTTCATCATGAACATCCTCGACGGCGGTGTGCACCGCATCAACTTCGGTTTCGTCGCGGGTCGCTGGGCATCGCCGTTCTGGCAGATGTGGGACCTGTCGATGCTGTGGCTGGCCCAGATCCACGGCGGCAACGGCCTCCGCACGGTGATCAACGACTACGCCCGCAAGGACACCACCCGGTTCTGGCTGAAGATCCTGCTCTACGTCTCGATGGTGCTGATCGTTTCCCTCGGCACGTTCGTGATCTTCACCTTCGACCCGAACATCACCGACTGA
- the yhjD gene encoding inner membrane protein YhjD yields MAESESKLDKFRREHAWFDHIMRAADRYTQSYGSHYAAAVTYFSVLSLVPILMIGFAIAGIVLSSQPDLLDQLKASIADAVPGALGDTINMVVKQAIDSKGTVGILGLLGAAYSGLGWMGNLRDALTAQWGRPKADLPFLKTYLKDFLSLLGLGAALIVSFGLTAAGSGFANLLLRLVGLDGVGWAEALLKVGTIVLALAANWLVFLWVLAKLPRDPVTWRSAFRGALAASVGFELIKQVGTYYLSTVTSSPAGAAFGPVIGVLVFANLVAQFLLFITAWTATARDNLPKEQVPAPPPAVIRPLVEVRSGPTPRAAAGLVGAGLLAGLAFRTRKPRSPR; encoded by the coding sequence GTGGCGGAAAGCGAATCGAAACTGGACAAATTCCGACGTGAGCACGCGTGGTTCGACCACATCATGCGCGCGGCCGACAGGTACACGCAGAGTTACGGTTCGCACTACGCCGCCGCCGTGACGTACTTCAGCGTGCTCTCGCTGGTGCCGATCCTCATGATCGGGTTCGCCATCGCGGGCATCGTGCTGTCCTCGCAGCCTGACCTGCTCGACCAGCTCAAGGCCAGCATCGCCGACGCGGTGCCGGGCGCGCTGGGCGACACGATCAACATGGTCGTCAAGCAGGCCATCGACTCCAAGGGCACCGTCGGCATCCTCGGCCTGCTCGGCGCGGCCTACTCCGGTCTCGGCTGGATGGGGAACCTGCGCGACGCGCTCACCGCGCAGTGGGGGCGCCCGAAGGCGGACCTGCCGTTCCTCAAGACGTACCTGAAGGACTTCCTGTCGCTGCTGGGCCTCGGCGCGGCGCTGATCGTGTCGTTCGGCCTCACGGCCGCGGGCTCCGGGTTCGCGAACCTGCTGCTGCGGCTGGTCGGACTGGACGGCGTCGGGTGGGCCGAGGCGCTGCTGAAGGTCGGCACGATCGTCCTGGCGCTGGCGGCGAACTGGCTGGTGTTCCTGTGGGTCCTGGCGAAGCTGCCGCGCGACCCGGTGACGTGGCGCAGCGCCTTCCGCGGCGCGCTGGCCGCGTCGGTCGGCTTCGAACTCATCAAGCAGGTCGGCACCTACTACCTGTCCACCGTCACCAGTTCCCCGGCGGGCGCGGCGTTCGGCCCGGTCATCGGTGTGCTGGTGTTCGCGAACCTGGTGGCGCAGTTCCTGCTGTTCATCACGGCCTGGACGGCGACCGCGCGGGACAACCTGCCGAAGGAGCAGGTCCCCGCCCCGCCGCCCGCCGTCATCCGGCCGCTGGTCGAGGTGCGCTCCGGTCCCACGCCCCGCGCCGCCGCGGGCCTGGTCGGCGCGGGACTGCTGGCGGGGCTGGCCTTCAGGACCAGAAAACCGCGATCGCCGCGCTGA